One genomic window of Fusarium keratoplasticum isolate Fu6.1 chromosome 3, whole genome shotgun sequence includes the following:
- a CDS encoding Zn(2)-C6 fungal-type domain-containing protein: MVQKQPLGLDSNRSLPAEKLQVVEKVLEPFMADLLDVYFEKVNSSFPLLDETSFRRQYSINKDGISPALLASLYAHSMTFWGSSPSLSRQRRPDGRFIWNLATEATYSQLYRSPGMSIIEAILLNVGGRPTTSLIGNGVLLGSAIAMAHSLGLNHNPMPWEIPQSEKNLRMRIWWALLVHDKWTSLSHGTPPHISKTQYDVPSPTIENLCEKGSSAEKVSKASIYVALVGLTDVLDLHLNHIYQLRKSDELGDVTHLELALNNWIDSMGDRVRRIIIRGTNLDIPGAPNLRLAYLTVRLLLQRIELEAEKRISNAGDGRLLNCYMEARRTSEEMLILTQELQPEHLADFWLPSSAFSFPAAVSFLLRCALETENSPSGLSQSNSLKIASDLLAALRSHKEKHAWDLGDICLAQHTEVVDKLLAMVPPEDPGPDGASDFSEFAMLDPSFIDQFLPSLWDPLQNAW; this comes from the exons ATGGTGCAGAAGCAGCCGCTGGGGCTCGACTCGAATCGCAGCCTTCCTGCGGAAAAGCTTCAGGTGGTTGAAAAGGTTCTGGAGCCTTTCATGGCTGATTTACTAGACGT CTATTTTGAGAAAGTCAACTCATCCTTTCCTCTTCTAGATGAGACGTCTTTCCGCAGGCAATACAGTATAAACAAGGATGGGATATCTCCTGCACTTCTGGCAAGCTTATATGCGCACTCAATGACATTCTGGGGCAGCTCTCCCAGTCTCTCTCGCCAAAGACGCCCGGATGGGCGCTTCATCTGGAACCTTGCCACAGAAGCTACGTACTCGCAGCTGTATCGGTCTCCAGGAATGTCAATAATCGAGGCGATTCTATTGAATGTAGGTGGACGGCCAACGACCTCTCTCATTGGTAATGGTGTGCTGCTTGGGTCTGCCATAGCCATGGCTCATTCACTTGGGTTGAATCACAATCCAATGCCTTGGGAGATACCACAGTCTGAGAAGAATCTTCGGATGAGAATTTGGTGGGCTTTACTAGTCCACGATAAATG GACAAGTCTCTCCCACGGGACACCCCCACACATCTCCAAGACGCAATACGACGTGCCTTCACCTACGATAGAGAATCTCTGCGAAAAAGGTTCTTCGGCAGAGAAAGTATCAAAAGCCTCCATCTATGTAGCTCTCGTTGGATTGACCGACGTCTTGGATCTGCACTTGAATCACATCTACCAGCTGAGGAAGTCGGATGAACTCGGAGATGTCACCCATCTGGAGCTCGCTCTCAACAACTGGATTGACTCCATGGGCGACAGAGTTCGTCGGATCATTATTCGTGGGACAAACCTCGACATTCCAGGGGCACCGAATCTGCGCTTGGCTTATCTCACCGTccggcttctcctccaacggatcgagctcgaggccgagaagcgcATCTCCAACGCTGGAGATGGTCGTTTACTGAACTGCTATATGGAAGCCCGAAGGACCTCGGAGGAGATGCTCATCTTGACTCAAGAGTTGCAACCTGAGCATCTTGCTGATTTCTGGCTACCCAGCAGTGCCTTTTCGTTCCCAGCCGCCGTGAGCTTTCTCCTGCGGTGTGCCCTCGAGACGGAGAATTCCCCTTCTGGTCTTTCACAAAGCAATTCATTAAAAATCGCCTCTGATCTCCTCGCAGCTCTTCGATCTCACAAGGAGAAGCACGCATGGGATCTCGGCGATATCTGCCTCGCGCAGCATACCGAGGTTGTGGACAAGCTTCTGGCCATGGTGCCTCCTGAGGACCCTGGGCCAGACGGGGCTTCAGATTTCTCGGAATTCGCTATGCTCGATCCTTCTTTTATCGATCAGTTTCTTCCGAGTCTATGGGATCCTCTGCAGAATGCGTGGTAG